One segment of Tachyglossus aculeatus isolate mTacAcu1 chromosome 16, mTacAcu1.pri, whole genome shotgun sequence DNA contains the following:
- the SRSF10 gene encoding serine/arginine-rich splicing factor 10 isoform X2: protein MSRYLRPPNTSLFVRNVADDTRCVSEDLRREFGRYGPIVDVYVPLDFYTRRPRGFAYVQFEDVRDAEDALHNLDRKWICGRQIEIQFAQGDRKTPNQMKAKEGRNVYSSSRYDDYDRYRRSRSRSYERRRSRSRSFDYNYRRSYSPRNRPTGRPRRSRSHSDNDRFKHRNRSFSRSKSNSRSRSKSQPKKEMKAKSRSRSASHTKTRGAAKPDSKPHYKSGSRYEKDARKKDPARSKSQSRSQSRSRSKSRSRSWTSPKSSGH, encoded by the exons ATGTCCCGCTACCTGCGTCCCCCCAACACGTCCCTGTTCGTGAGGAATGTGGCCGACGACACCAGGTGTGT GTCTGAAGACCTGCGTCGTGAATTTGGTCGTTACGGCCCCATAGTCGACGTGTACGTTCCGCTCGATTTCTACACACGTCGCCCAAGAGGATTTGCTTACGTTCA GTTTGAAGATGTTCGGGATGCCGAGGATGCCCTCCACAATTTGGACCGGAAGTGGATCTGTGGTCGCCAAATTGAAATCCAGTTTGCCCAAGGGGATCGAAAAA ccccaaatcAGATGAAAGCGAAGGAGGGCAGGAACGTGTACAGCTCTTCCCGCTACGATGACTATGATCGATACAGGCGCTCCAGAAGCCGCAGTTACGAAAGGAGGCGATCTCGGAGTCGTTCTTTCGATTACAACTACAGAAGGTCTTACAGCCCTAGAAA TAGACCTACCGGAAGACCCCGCCGGAGCCGAAGCCATTCAGACAACGATAG GTTCAAACACCGCAATCGGTCTTTTTCGAGGTCAAAGTCCAATTCAAGATCACGGTCCAAGTCCCAACCCAAGAAAGAAATGAAGGCTAAATCGCGTTCTAGGTCCGCGTCGCACACCAAAACTAGAGGCGCCGCTAAACCCGATTCTAAACCACACTATAAGTCCGGCTCAAGATACGAAAAGGATGCGAGGAAAAAAGACCCGGCTAGGTCCAAATCCCAGTCGAGGTCACAGTCTAGGTCGAGGTCAAAATCCAGGTCACGGTCTTGGACGAGTCCCAAGTCCAGTGGCCACTAA
- the SRSF10 gene encoding serine/arginine-rich splicing factor 10 isoform X1 — translation MSRYLRPPNTSLFVRNVADDTRCVSEDLRREFGRYGPIVDVYVPLDFYTRRPRGFAYVQFEDVRDAEDALHNLDRKWICGRQIEIQFAQGDRKTPNQMKAKEGRNVYSSSRYDDYDRYRRSRSRSYERRRSRSRSFDYNYRRSYSPRNSRPTGRPRRSRSHSDNDRFKHRNRSFSRSKSNSRSRSKSQPKKEMKAKSRSRSASHTKTRGAAKPDSKPHYKSGSRYEKDARKKDPARSKSQSRSQSRSRSKSRSRSWTSPKSSGH, via the exons ATGTCCCGCTACCTGCGTCCCCCCAACACGTCCCTGTTCGTGAGGAATGTGGCCGACGACACCAGGTGTGT GTCTGAAGACCTGCGTCGTGAATTTGGTCGTTACGGCCCCATAGTCGACGTGTACGTTCCGCTCGATTTCTACACACGTCGCCCAAGAGGATTTGCTTACGTTCA GTTTGAAGATGTTCGGGATGCCGAGGATGCCCTCCACAATTTGGACCGGAAGTGGATCTGTGGTCGCCAAATTGAAATCCAGTTTGCCCAAGGGGATCGAAAAA ccccaaatcAGATGAAAGCGAAGGAGGGCAGGAACGTGTACAGCTCTTCCCGCTACGATGACTATGATCGATACAGGCGCTCCAGAAGCCGCAGTTACGAAAGGAGGCGATCTCGGAGTCGTTCTTTCGATTACAACTACAGAAGGTCTTACAGCCCTAGAAA CAGTAGACCTACCGGAAGACCCCGCCGGAGCCGAAGCCATTCAGACAACGATAG GTTCAAACACCGCAATCGGTCTTTTTCGAGGTCAAAGTCCAATTCAAGATCACGGTCCAAGTCCCAACCCAAGAAAGAAATGAAGGCTAAATCGCGTTCTAGGTCCGCGTCGCACACCAAAACTAGAGGCGCCGCTAAACCCGATTCTAAACCACACTATAAGTCCGGCTCAAGATACGAAAAGGATGCGAGGAAAAAAGACCCGGCTAGGTCCAAATCCCAGTCGAGGTCACAGTCTAGGTCGAGGTCAAAATCCAGGTCACGGTCTTGGACGAGTCCCAAGTCCAGTGGCCACTAA
- the SRSF10 gene encoding serine/arginine-rich splicing factor 10 isoform X3 — protein sequence MSRYLRPPNTSLFVRNVADDTRSEDLRREFGRYGPIVDVYVPLDFYTRRPRGFAYVQFEDVRDAEDALHNLDRKWICGRQIEIQFAQGDRKTPNQMKAKEGRNVYSSSRYDDYDRYRRSRSRSYERRRSRSRSFDYNYRRSYSPRNSRPTGRPRRSRSHSDNDRFKHRNRSFSRSKSNSRSRSKSQPKKEMKAKSRSRSASHTKTRGAAKPDSKPHYKSGSRYEKDARKKDPARSKSQSRSQSRSRSKSRSRSWTSPKSSGH from the exons ATGTCCCGCTACCTGCGTCCCCCCAACACGTCCCTGTTCGTGAGGAATGTGGCCGACGACACCAG GTCTGAAGACCTGCGTCGTGAATTTGGTCGTTACGGCCCCATAGTCGACGTGTACGTTCCGCTCGATTTCTACACACGTCGCCCAAGAGGATTTGCTTACGTTCA GTTTGAAGATGTTCGGGATGCCGAGGATGCCCTCCACAATTTGGACCGGAAGTGGATCTGTGGTCGCCAAATTGAAATCCAGTTTGCCCAAGGGGATCGAAAAA ccccaaatcAGATGAAAGCGAAGGAGGGCAGGAACGTGTACAGCTCTTCCCGCTACGATGACTATGATCGATACAGGCGCTCCAGAAGCCGCAGTTACGAAAGGAGGCGATCTCGGAGTCGTTCTTTCGATTACAACTACAGAAGGTCTTACAGCCCTAGAAA CAGTAGACCTACCGGAAGACCCCGCCGGAGCCGAAGCCATTCAGACAACGATAG GTTCAAACACCGCAATCGGTCTTTTTCGAGGTCAAAGTCCAATTCAAGATCACGGTCCAAGTCCCAACCCAAGAAAGAAATGAAGGCTAAATCGCGTTCTAGGTCCGCGTCGCACACCAAAACTAGAGGCGCCGCTAAACCCGATTCTAAACCACACTATAAGTCCGGCTCAAGATACGAAAAGGATGCGAGGAAAAAAGACCCGGCTAGGTCCAAATCCCAGTCGAGGTCACAGTCTAGGTCGAGGTCAAAATCCAGGTCACGGTCTTGGACGAGTCCCAAGTCCAGTGGCCACTAA
- the SRSF10 gene encoding serine/arginine-rich splicing factor 10 isoform X4: MSRYLRPPNTSLFVRNVADDTRSEDLRREFGRYGPIVDVYVPLDFYTRRPRGFAYVQFEDVRDAEDALHNLDRKWICGRQIEIQFAQGDRKTPNQMKAKEGRNVYSSSRYDDYDRYRRSRSRSYERRRSRSRSFDYNYRRSYSPRNRPTGRPRRSRSHSDNDRFKHRNRSFSRSKSNSRSRSKSQPKKEMKAKSRSRSASHTKTRGAAKPDSKPHYKSGSRYEKDARKKDPARSKSQSRSQSRSRSKSRSRSWTSPKSSGH; the protein is encoded by the exons ATGTCCCGCTACCTGCGTCCCCCCAACACGTCCCTGTTCGTGAGGAATGTGGCCGACGACACCAG GTCTGAAGACCTGCGTCGTGAATTTGGTCGTTACGGCCCCATAGTCGACGTGTACGTTCCGCTCGATTTCTACACACGTCGCCCAAGAGGATTTGCTTACGTTCA GTTTGAAGATGTTCGGGATGCCGAGGATGCCCTCCACAATTTGGACCGGAAGTGGATCTGTGGTCGCCAAATTGAAATCCAGTTTGCCCAAGGGGATCGAAAAA ccccaaatcAGATGAAAGCGAAGGAGGGCAGGAACGTGTACAGCTCTTCCCGCTACGATGACTATGATCGATACAGGCGCTCCAGAAGCCGCAGTTACGAAAGGAGGCGATCTCGGAGTCGTTCTTTCGATTACAACTACAGAAGGTCTTACAGCCCTAGAAA TAGACCTACCGGAAGACCCCGCCGGAGCCGAAGCCATTCAGACAACGATAG GTTCAAACACCGCAATCGGTCTTTTTCGAGGTCAAAGTCCAATTCAAGATCACGGTCCAAGTCCCAACCCAAGAAAGAAATGAAGGCTAAATCGCGTTCTAGGTCCGCGTCGCACACCAAAACTAGAGGCGCCGCTAAACCCGATTCTAAACCACACTATAAGTCCGGCTCAAGATACGAAAAGGATGCGAGGAAAAAAGACCCGGCTAGGTCCAAATCCCAGTCGAGGTCACAGTCTAGGTCGAGGTCAAAATCCAGGTCACGGTCTTGGACGAGTCCCAAGTCCAGTGGCCACTAA